CTGCTTGATACTCAAGTTATCGAATTATCCAGACGCGCACCTGATTCCGAAGTCATTAGAGAAATAGGGTCAGGAATGAATTTCAAGCGGAAAAAGTTTATGGCATTGATGCAACGAGTGGCCTCAAGAGAGGTCACACAGATAGTTGTCGGGCATAAAGACAGGTTGTGTCGTTTCGGTTTTGACTTTGTGGAATGGTTTTGCAATATCAACGGATGCAAAATCACAGTACTGGGAAAAACCGAACTGAGTCCTCACCAAGAGTTGATGCAAGACTTTATGGCTATTATGCACTGTTTTAGCTCGAAGCTTTATTTTCTGAGAAAATACAAAGAAAAAATTTTTAACGACCCAGAAAAACCGGAGTGAAATGGGGTATAATGGCAAGAGGTCGAAACAAAGCAGTAAAATTATGGCACTAAAACGCAAAAAAGGTTATTCAATCGAATCTAAAACAGCACGCTTTACATTGAAGCGTGATGGGATTGACTTGGATGAAACA
This genomic interval from Scytonema hofmannii PCC 7110 contains the following:
- a CDS encoding IS607 family transposase; amino-acid sequence: MKYLSPIQAQKLYGYHPKTLANWADEGKVEYIRTPGGQRRYLASSLESRVQAKPIERTVLYCRVSTQSQKVLLDTQVIELSRRAPDSEVIREIGSGMNFKRKKFMALMQRVASREVTQIVVGHKDRLCRFGFDFVEWFCNINGCKITVLGKTELSPHQELMQDFMAIMHCFSSKLYFLRKYKEKIFNDPEKPE